In Deinococcus aestuarii, the genomic window GAAAGGAGACGCCGAGTGAACGTCCTGACCACCTTCTCTGCGCTGACCAATCCCCTCTTCGCCCGGCTGTACTTCGCCCAGACGGTCAGCCAGATCGGGGATGCCCTGACCTGGGTGGGTCTGGCCCTGCTCGCCGCCCAGCTCGCCGGTCCCGCCCAGGCCCCCGCCGTTCTCGCCATCGCCCTGACCCTGCGGGTCACGGCCTTCGTGCTGTTCAGCCCTTTGGCCGGGGTGATCGCGGACCGGGTGAACCGCCGGACCCTGCTCGCCGTGTGTCACTTCGGGCGCATGGTCGTCATCGGCCTGATGTTCTTCGCCTCGGCGGTGTGGCAGGTGTACGTCCTGATGTTCCTGCTCAACGCCCTCACCGCCTTCTTCACCCCCGCGAACCAAGCCACCGTGCCGCTGGTGGTGGGCCGGGACGAGGCCCGGCCCGCCTTCGCGCTCTCCAGCGCCACCACCGAGTTGCTGGGCATCGTCGGCCCCGGCCTGGCCGGACTGCTCGCCGCCTTGCTGGGCGCCCGTGCCCTCTTTGCCCTGGACGCGCTGTCGTTCCTGGGGGCAGGCCTGCTCATCCTGCTGCTGCCCGCCCTGCGCGCCGAGCAGGGGGCGGTGGACCGCAGCAAGCTCGCGGACGTGCGGGACGGTACTGCCCGCCTGTGGCGCGATCCCCCCGTGCGCTTCGCCCTGCTGATGGAACTGGTGGCCGCCATCGCGGGGGCGCTGATCCTGACGGTGACGGTCACCCGGATCGAGGGCGGCTTGCAGCTCGGGGAAGCGCAGTACGGCTGGGTGATGGCCGCCTACGGGCTGGGGGCGACGCTCGCCTCGCTGGCGGTCGGGGCGGCGGGGAAGCGCATCCCGCTGACGCGCTTCATCGCGCTGGGGGCGCTGGTGACGGGGGCGGCCATCCTGCCGGGCGACCTGCTGCCGCTGGGCGGGCTGATGCTGTTCTGGCTGCTGGCGGGGGTGGGACAGAACTGGGTGAACCTGCCCACCGAGACGCTGCTGGCTGAGCGCACCGAGGAGGCCGCGCAGGGGCGGGTGTACGGGGCGCACTTCGCGTGGAGTCACCTGTGGTGGGCGTTCGCGTATCCGGTCGCGGGCTTCCTGGGCACCCACCTGCCAAGCCGGGCCTTCTTTCTGGGCGGGGTGCTGGCGCTGCTGGTGCTGGGGGGCGTCTGGCTCACCCACCAGCAAGCGGTGCGGCGGGCGACGGGAGCAGCTTCAGCGCCCTGAGTGGGCCGCTTTTACAGGAGCTGAACAGACCGGCTCTAGGTTGACCTCAGCCGCCTCTTGGGGCGGGAGGGGGGACCGATGACACACCGCACCCACGGGGGACACCACGGGCACAATGCGGGCCGGGGGGTCCTGGAGGTGTCGTTCAAGAACTGCTTTGACGCCAGCGAGTACGCCGACCTGGAGATGAATTTGGCGACCATCCCGGGCGTGACGGGCGTTCACCTCGACCGCACGCGCGGGGTGGCGCATCTCGGTTACGACCCGGGGACGGTGACGCCGGGGGAACTGGAGCGGCGACTGCACGCCGGCGGGTACGTCTGTGATTGCGAGGACGAGCGCCCGTCCGCTGCCCAGCCGGGGCACCCCCGGGTGGGGCACGAACACCACGTCAGGGCAGCCGGAACCAGCGGGCAGAGAGAACACGCTGGGCACGCCGGGATGGGGCCGGAGGCACACGCCGGACATGCGGCTGCCGCAACTCCAGGCGGCCACGCCGGGCACGGGGCACACGCGGACATGGGCCATGACGAGCACGCGGGCCACGGCGCCGAGATGGTGCAGGGCATGCTGCGGCGCTTCGTGGTGTCGCTGCTGCTCACCCTGCCCATCGTCCTGTTCTCGCCCATCGGGGAGAGCCTGGGATTTCACTTAGCCCCACCCTTCGGCCTGGGCATGGCGTGGTTTGGGCTGATTCTCGCCACGCCGGTCGTGTGGTGGGGCGGTTGGCCGTTCATCTCCGCCGCCTGGCGAGCCCTCAAACGGGGCGAGGCCAACATGATGACCCTGATCGCCACCGGCATCCTGGTCTCGTACCTGTATTCGGTCTGGGCCACGATCTTCTTGCGGACCGATGAGGTGTTCTTCGAGGCTGCCGCCATGCTCACGACCTTCTCGCTGGCCGGGCACTGGCTGGAGATGCGCTCGCGCTTCGCCACGGGCAGGGCGGTGGAGGCCCTGCTGAAGTTGGCGCCTTCAACAGCCCGTGTGATCCGAAATGGTCAGGAAGCCGAGGTGCCGCTCGAACAGGTCGTGGTCGGAGACGAGATTGTGGTGCGTCCCGGGGATCGGGTGCCGGTGGACGGCGAGGTGGTGAGCGGCCAGTCCTACGTGGACGAGAGCATGATCACGGGCGAGCCGGTGCCCGTCCGCAAAGAAAGTGGAAGCCGGGTGACGGGCGGGACGGTCAACCAGAACGGGGCCTTTCACTTCCGGGCCACCGCGGTGGGGGCGGACACCGCCCTCTCACGCATCGTGCAGATGGTCCAGAACGCGCAGGCGAGCAAGGCTCCCGCGCAGCGCCTCGCCGACCGGGCAGGGAAGTACCTGGTCTTCGTCGCCCTGGGCGCCGGACTGATCGCCTTCCTGGTCTGGTTCTTCCTGGGAGCTGGGGTGGTGTTCGCGCTGACGGCCGCCGTCTCCACGGTGGTGATTGCCTGCCCGGACGCGCTGGCGCTCGCCACCCCGACGGCGATCACCGTGGGCGTGGGCAAGGGGGCGCGGGAGGGGGTGCTGTTCAAGAACGCGACCGCGCTGGAGGCGACCGCCGGGGTGGACACGGTGATCTTCGACAAGACCGGCACGCTCACCGAGGGCAAGCCTGCCTTGACCGACCTCATCCCCGCGTCAGGCATAGACGAAACGGAACTCTTGCGCCTGGCCGCCTCCGCCGACCAGCCCTCCCAGCACCCACTCGCAGAGGCCATTGTGCGGGGAGCACAGGAACGGGGGATCACCCTCAGCCCAGCTCAGGACTTCGACTCCATCCCCGGTCGCGGGGTGCAGGCGCGGGTGGAGGGGCGACGGGTGCTGATCGGCAACCGACGGCTGATGGAGCAGGAGGGCGTGGGGCTGGGAGAAGATGAAGTAGGGGTCGAGCGCCTGGCCGGGGACGGCAAGACGGCGATGTACGTGGCTGCTGACGGGCAGTTCTTGGGCGTGGTCGCGGTGGCCGACCGGATCAGACCGTCGGCGAAAGTGGCGGTGACCGAGCTACATCGTCTGGGCGTTCAGACCGTGATGCTGACGGGGGACAACCGCCGCACGGCGGAGGCGGTGGCCCGGCAACTCGGCATGGATACCGTGATCGCGGACGTGCTGCCCGAGCAGAAGGCCGCCCAGGTGCAGGCCTTGCAGGGCCAGGGACGGAAGGTGGCGATGGTGGGAGACGGCGTGAATGACGCCCCCGCCCTGGCCCAAGCCGAGGTCGGCGTGGCGATTGGGGCAGGCACCGACGTAGCGGTGGAAACCGCCGACGTGGTGTTGGTCAAGAGTGACCCGGCGAGCGTGGTCACCGGCATTGCCCTCGCCCGTCACGTCCAGGGCAAGATCAAGCAGAACCTGTTCTGGGCCGCCATCTACAACCTGCTCGCCATCCCCTTCGCGGCGGGCGTGCTGTATCCCGCGTATGGGGTCCTGCTGCGCCCGGAGTGGGCGGCCCTGCTGATGAGCGCCAGCACCGTCATCGTGACCGTGAATGCCCTGCTGCTCAACCGGCTGCGCTTCGGGCGGGAAGCTGCTCCGGCGCCGCAGCCCCTCCCGGCAACCTGAGGGCAGGAAAACGAGCGGGACCGGGCCATGCGGAGAAGCATGGCCCGGTCCCGCCTGAGCCCGCGGTGGAACAAGAAGATGGACGGCCCTCAGCCGTCCACCGGATCATGCCCCACCGCTCAGGTGTACTTGAGGGCTTCCATCAACTCCTCGACGATCTCCACACTGTCGCCCCGGGTTGAGGCGGTGGCGACATGCGCTTCGAGGTGCCCGCGCAGCACGACCTCACCTGCGCCCGACAGCGCCCCCTGCACGGCCTTGATCTGCCGCAGCACGTCCACGCAATAGGCGTCCTCCTGCTCCAGCATGGTCACGATGCTGTCGAGGTGGCCGCGGGCGATCTTGAGGCGCCGGGCAGCGCGCTTGCGGGCGTCCTCGGGCATGCACAGGTGATGCCCTGTGTGGGCGGCAGGCTCGGTCTTTGCTTGGGTCATGTCAACCGCGCACCTGGGCGCCATAGCCCTCTTCGGTCACGGCGGCGATCAGCGCCTGGGGGTCGGCTTCCCCCTGCACCGTGGCGGTGCCACCTTGCAGGTCCACCCGCACGTCCTGCACGCCAGGCACGCTCTTAAGAGCACCCGTCACCGCCTTCTCGCAATGGCCGCAGCTCATCCCGGTCACCGTCAGTTCCGTCTTCGTCATGCTCCCAGTATATATCCTCCCCAGGGGGTAGGACAAGCGCCGGAGGGCGGAGGCGGCTCTGCAACTCCATCTCTTGCCTTCCAACGCTTGCCCTTCTCTAGATTCTGGCATATCCTCATCCCACATCCCCCCCGGGGGGATTGGAGGCAAGCATGAGCAAGACCATCGAGCTGGGCGTGCAGGGGATGACCTGCGCCAGTTGCGTGGGCCGGGTGGAGCGGGGCCTGGGCAAGGTTGAGGGCGTCGAGCGGGCCAGCGTGAACCTGGCGACCGAACGCGCCACCGTCACCTACGATCCCGAGCAGACGGGGCCGCAGGCCCTGATCGCCCGGGTCAAGGACGTGGGCTACGAGCCCGTGGTCGGCGAGATCGAACTCGGGGTGCAGGGCATGACCTGCGCGAGCTGCACCGCGCGGGTCGAACGCGCACTGAGGAAGGTGGACGGGGTGCTGGACGCCAGCGTCAACCTCGCCACCGAGCGCGCTCACGTCCGCTACCTGCCGTCGAGCGTCAGCCCCGGGCAACTCAAGGCGGCCGTGCTGGGGGCTGGGTACACCGTGCTGGAGAGCCAGACGGGCGTGGACCGCACCGACCAGGAGCGGGAGGCCCGCGAGCAGGAGGTGCGGGGCCTGCGCCGCGCCGTGACCTTCAGCGCCCTGTTCGCCGTCCCGCTGCTGATCCTGGCGATGCTGCCCATGTTGTGGACGCCCTTTGGGATGTGGCTGCACGAGCGGGTGCCCATGTCCGCCCTGAACTGGATCATGCTGCTGCTGGCCGCGCCTGTGCAGTTCGGCCCCGGGCTGCGGTTCTACCGGCTGGGGTGGAAGAGCCTGCGGCACCGCTCGCCTGACATGAACTCGCTGGTGATGATCGGCACCTCGGCGGCCTTCTTCTACTCGCTGGTCGCCACCGTGGCCCCACAGGTTTTTCCCCAGGGCACGGCGCACGTGTACTACGAGGCCTCGGCCGTCGTCATCACCCTGATCCTGCTGGGCAAATACTTCGAGGCCATCGCCAAGGGCCGGTCCAGCGAGGCGATGAAGAAGTTGCTGGGCTTGCAAGCGAAAACGGCGCGGGTGATCCGCAGCGGGCAGGAACTCGAACTGCCCGTGGACGAGGTGCTGATCGGCGACCTGATCTCAGTGCGCCCCGGCGAGAAGGTGCCGGTGGACGGCGAGGTCGTCTCCGGCAACTCCTTCGTGGACGAGTCGATGATCACGGGCGAGCCCATCCCGGTCAGCAAGCAAGCCGGGGCAGCCGTCGTGGGCGGCACGCTCAACCAGAACGGGGCGTTCCAGTTCCGGGCCACCCGCATCGGCGCGGACACGGCGCTGGCCCAGATCATCAAGCTCGTCGAGAGTGCTCAGGGCAGCAAGCCCCCCATCCAGGGCCTCGCGGACCGGGTGGTCTCGGTCTTCGTCCCCATCGTCCTCTGCATCGCCGCCCTGACCTTCCTGATCTGGCTGTTCGTGGGCGGGCAGCAGGCCCTGAGCTTCGCCCTGGTCAATACGGTGGCCGTGCTGATCATCGCCTGCCCCTGCGCGATGGGCCTGGCGACCCCGACCAGCATCATGGTGGGGACGGGCAAGGCCGCCGAACTGGGCGTGCTGTTCTGCAATGGCGCGGCGCTCGAAGCCTTGCAGGGTGTGAACGTGGTGGCCGTGGACAAGACCGGCACCCTGACGAAGGGACGGCCCGAACTCACGGACCTGGTGACGGCGCCCGGCTTCGACCGCGGTAAGGTGCTGGGCCTGGTGGCCGCGGCCGAGGAACAGAGTGAACATCCCATCGCCCGCGCCATCGTGGACGCGGCGAGGAGGGAAGGCGTGGCCGTCTTCCTCCCCGAGAGCTTCGAGGCCGTGCCAGGGTACGGATTGGAGGCACGGGTGCAGGGTCATCTGGTCCAGGTCGGCGCCGACCGCTACATGGAACGGCTCGGCCTGAACGTCACCCCGTTCGGCGCGCAGGCCGCACGGCTCGGGGACGAGGGCAAAAGCCCGCTGTACGCGGCCATCGACGGGCAGCTCGCGGCCGTGATCGCGGTGGCCGACCCCATCAAGGAGGGGAGCCCGGAGGCGGTGCGCGCCCTGCGCCGTCAGGGGCTCAAGGTCGCCATGATCACCGGGGACAACGCCCGCACCGCGAACGCCATCGCCCGCCAGCTCGGCATCGACGAGGTGCTGGCCGAGGTGCTTCCCAGCGGCAAGAGTGACGCGGTGAAAGCCCTGCAAGCGAAGGGGGACAAGGTGGCCTTTGTGGGCGACGGCATCAACGACGCCCCGGCCCTCGCCCAGGCGGATGTGGGTCTCGCCATCGGGACTGGAACGGACGTGGCCGTTGAGACCGCCGACGTCATCCTGATAAGTGGTGACCTGCGTGGGGTGCCGAACGCCTACGCCCTCAGCCGCGCCACCCTGCGGAACATCAAACTGAACCTCTTCTGGGCCTTCGCATACAACATCGTGCTGATCCCGGTTGCGGCGGGTGTGCTGTACCCGGCCTTCGGGTGGCTGCTCAGCCCCGTCCTCGCCGCGGCGGCAATGGGCTTCTCCAGCGTCTTCGTCCTGACGAACGCCCTGCGGCTGCGGAGTTTCCGTCCGCCCGTCCGTCCTGATCCCTTCCCCGTGGCCGCGCCCGCCCGCGTGGCCCGCGCCTGACCTTCCCGAGGAGTGCCCATGTCCAAGCTTACTGTCGGTCCCTGGATTGCCGCCCAGAAACTCCCCAGCCGTGAGGTGGCCCGCGACCGCCTCGCCTTTCTGGAGCGGACACGGGTCCGCCGGGAGACCCCCAGCGTGGCGGGGTTCCCACTCGTCGGGCTGGGGGGCAGTTGCGGCAAGCCCTGCTTCGCCCTGCCCTACGTCCTGACCTGGACTGAGGAGAACACCCGGCGCCTGGAGGAGCTGGCCGCCGAGTTCGGCTGCTACGTGGAGTACGGCGCGTACCCGCACCTGAAGCTGCACGAGAATGACCAGGAGGTCGGGGCGGTGCAGGACTGGACGACCTTCGGCATGGTCTACCTGCGGCCGGGCTACGAGCGGGCGGAGGAACTGCTGGTGAGGCTGGCGGGGCTATTGCATCCCGACAGAACACGCTCGAATCACCCATAGGCCCTGGCAGTGGCCTGGCCTCAGTGTGAAGAGTGCAGCCCTCGGTCGCATGGCCGAGGGCTTAGCGTTTGTTCTCGCGCCGCTACTGGCGTCACCCCAGAACGGGGTTTGCTGTGTTGCCCACTTGTTGTCCTTGACAACTATCGGGGCCGGGCGTACCGTCGTCCTATGACCGTTGCCAAAGACAACAAAGTGGGGGAGGTAAGTCAGACCGGGGCGCTGCTTCGCACGGTGACGCGGCTCTTCACCGAGTTGCAACAACGGAACTTCGCCTGCTGCGACGTGCAGTCCGCGACCCAGTGCACGATCCTCACCACCCTCGAACGCGAGGGCGACCAGACCCTCCGGGCCCTCACCGGCGCCCTCAATCTGGACAAGGCGTGGCTCAGCCGCAGCACCGACGACCTGGTGGAACAGGGGCTCCTCGTGAAGACGCCGCACCCCGGCGACCGCCGTGCCCTGCTGCTGCGCCTCACCGACGCGGGACACCAGGCCGCGCAGGACCTCGACGCCCAGCTCAATGCCCAGTCCGCCCGGGTGCTGGCCCGCTTGCCCCAAGAGGACCGGGCCGCCACCCTCCGCCTCCTCACCGGCCTGAGCGCCGCGCTTCAGGCGGAACTCGACGGGGAGGGGGGCTGCGGATGCTGACCCGGGGAGTAAGCCCCACTGATCTTCCTGCCGCCGAGGCGTTGCTCGCCGCTCTCAACCTGCCCACGGCGGGCGTCCGCGAGCACCTGGGCGGCTTCCTCCTCGCCGAGGACGGCGACGGGCACGTGCTGGGCCTCGCCGGGTTGGAGACGCACGGCAGGGTGGGCCTGCTGCGCTCCGTGGCCGTCACGTCATCGGCACGGGGGCAGGGCGTGGCCGCCCGGCTGGTCGGTGAAGTGCTCGACCAGGCCCGCGCCCTGGCCCTCCAGCATATCTACCTGCTCACCACCACTGCCGAGGGTTACTTCCTGCGCTTCGGCTTCGTCCGGGTGCCCCGCTCGGTGGCCTCCGACGCCCTGCTCGCCTCGCGCGAGTTTCAGGACGCCTGCCCCCAGTCCGCCACGCTCATGCACCTGCCCCTGAAGGAGAACGCCATGACCCAGACCCTCCCCGGCCTCACGGACCAGACCTCCACCTCGGCGCTGCTCGACGCGCTGCGTGCAGGGCCTCAACTGCCCCTGGAGTTCTGGCTGCACGGCGAGCGGCTGGTCGGCCCCGGCTACCACGTCACCGAGGTCAAGGCCGTCACGATTGAAGCGATGGACTGCGG contains:
- a CDS encoding MFS transporter, coding for MNVLTTFSALTNPLFARLYFAQTVSQIGDALTWVGLALLAAQLAGPAQAPAVLAIALTLRVTAFVLFSPLAGVIADRVNRRTLLAVCHFGRMVVIGLMFFASAVWQVYVLMFLLNALTAFFTPANQATVPLVVGRDEARPAFALSSATTELLGIVGPGLAGLLAALLGARALFALDALSFLGAGLLILLLPALRAEQGAVDRSKLADVRDGTARLWRDPPVRFALLMELVAAIAGALILTVTVTRIEGGLQLGEAQYGWVMAAYGLGATLASLAVGAAGKRIPLTRFIALGALVTGAAILPGDLLPLGGLMLFWLLAGVGQNWVNLPTETLLAERTEEAAQGRVYGAHFAWSHLWWAFAYPVAGFLGTHLPSRAFFLGGVLALLVLGGVWLTHQQAVRRATGAASAP
- a CDS encoding copper-translocating P-type ATPase translates to MTHRTHGGHHGHNAGRGVLEVSFKNCFDASEYADLEMNLATIPGVTGVHLDRTRGVAHLGYDPGTVTPGELERRLHAGGYVCDCEDERPSAAQPGHPRVGHEHHVRAAGTSGQREHAGHAGMGPEAHAGHAAAATPGGHAGHGAHADMGHDEHAGHGAEMVQGMLRRFVVSLLLTLPIVLFSPIGESLGFHLAPPFGLGMAWFGLILATPVVWWGGWPFISAAWRALKRGEANMMTLIATGILVSYLYSVWATIFLRTDEVFFEAAAMLTTFSLAGHWLEMRSRFATGRAVEALLKLAPSTARVIRNGQEAEVPLEQVVVGDEIVVRPGDRVPVDGEVVSGQSYVDESMITGEPVPVRKESGSRVTGGTVNQNGAFHFRATAVGADTALSRIVQMVQNAQASKAPAQRLADRAGKYLVFVALGAGLIAFLVWFFLGAGVVFALTAAVSTVVIACPDALALATPTAITVGVGKGAREGVLFKNATALEATAGVDTVIFDKTGTLTEGKPALTDLIPASGIDETELLRLAASADQPSQHPLAEAIVRGAQERGITLSPAQDFDSIPGRGVQARVEGRRVLIGNRRLMEQEGVGLGEDEVGVERLAGDGKTAMYVAADGQFLGVVAVADRIRPSAKVAVTELHRLGVQTVMLTGDNRRTAEAVARQLGMDTVIADVLPEQKAAQVQALQGQGRKVAMVGDGVNDAPALAQAEVGVAIGAGTDVAVETADVVLVKSDPASVVTGIALARHVQGKIKQNLFWAAIYNLLAIPFAAGVLYPAYGVLLRPEWAALLMSASTVIVTVNALLLNRLRFGREAAPAPQPLPAT
- a CDS encoding metal-sensitive transcriptional regulator, with the protein product MTQAKTEPAAHTGHHLCMPEDARKRAARRLKIARGHLDSIVTMLEQEDAYCVDVLRQIKAVQGALSGAGEVVLRGHLEAHVATASTRGDSVEIVEELMEALKYT
- a CDS encoding CopZ family metallochaperone, coding for MTKTELTVTGMSCGHCEKAVTGALKSVPGVQDVRVDLQGGTATVQGEADPQALIAAVTEEGYGAQVRG
- a CDS encoding heavy metal translocating P-type ATPase codes for the protein MSKTIELGVQGMTCASCVGRVERGLGKVEGVERASVNLATERATVTYDPEQTGPQALIARVKDVGYEPVVGEIELGVQGMTCASCTARVERALRKVDGVLDASVNLATERAHVRYLPSSVSPGQLKAAVLGAGYTVLESQTGVDRTDQEREAREQEVRGLRRAVTFSALFAVPLLILAMLPMLWTPFGMWLHERVPMSALNWIMLLLAAPVQFGPGLRFYRLGWKSLRHRSPDMNSLVMIGTSAAFFYSLVATVAPQVFPQGTAHVYYEASAVVITLILLGKYFEAIAKGRSSEAMKKLLGLQAKTARVIRSGQELELPVDEVLIGDLISVRPGEKVPVDGEVVSGNSFVDESMITGEPIPVSKQAGAAVVGGTLNQNGAFQFRATRIGADTALAQIIKLVESAQGSKPPIQGLADRVVSVFVPIVLCIAALTFLIWLFVGGQQALSFALVNTVAVLIIACPCAMGLATPTSIMVGTGKAAELGVLFCNGAALEALQGVNVVAVDKTGTLTKGRPELTDLVTAPGFDRGKVLGLVAAAEEQSEHPIARAIVDAARREGVAVFLPESFEAVPGYGLEARVQGHLVQVGADRYMERLGLNVTPFGAQAARLGDEGKSPLYAAIDGQLAAVIAVADPIKEGSPEAVRALRRQGLKVAMITGDNARTANAIARQLGIDEVLAEVLPSGKSDAVKALQAKGDKVAFVGDGINDAPALAQADVGLAIGTGTDVAVETADVILISGDLRGVPNAYALSRATLRNIKLNLFWAFAYNIVLIPVAAGVLYPAFGWLLSPVLAAAAMGFSSVFVLTNALRLRSFRPPVRPDPFPVAAPARVARA
- a CDS encoding MarR family winged helix-turn-helix transcriptional regulator, producing the protein MTVAKDNKVGEVSQTGALLRTVTRLFTELQQRNFACCDVQSATQCTILTTLEREGDQTLRALTGALNLDKAWLSRSTDDLVEQGLLVKTPHPGDRRALLLRLTDAGHQAAQDLDAQLNAQSARVLARLPQEDRAATLRLLTGLSAALQAELDGEGGCGC
- the arsN2 gene encoding arsenic resistance N-acetyltransferase ArsN2 gives rise to the protein MLTRGVSPTDLPAAEALLAALNLPTAGVREHLGGFLLAEDGDGHVLGLAGLETHGRVGLLRSVAVTSSARGQGVAARLVGEVLDQARALALQHIYLLTTTAEGYFLRFGFVRVPRSVASDALLASREFQDACPQSATLMHLPLKENAMTQTLPGLTDQTSTSALLDALRAGPQLPLEFWLHGERLVGPGYHVTEVKAVTIEAMDCGGRASSWRETVIQLKDGSAREAGEGFMTTRKFLGIYDRVARSVPVRGEAEVRFEYGSSVTPAMQYHVTHIEPQAKRVIVHLQRPGVQCKAADSCGQPAATAEPVEASACCAPGSGSGCCGPVTTDLITLG